One genomic region from Chloroflexia bacterium SDU3-3 encodes:
- a CDS encoding cysteine--tRNA ligase gives MSIQIYNTLSRKKEPFETIEPGVAKIYVCGVTVYDTAHIGHAMSAMIFDVVRRYLEYRGYAVQHVVNFTDVDDKIIARANTLGRDPKELAESYIDEFMEDLGNLNVQRATLYPRATETMQEIQDFISRLIDTGYAYEAGGDVYFRVAKDQGYGKLSGRNLGDMISGTRFDVDERKESAADFALWKAAKEGEPYWESPWGHGRPGWHIECSAMNLKHLGEQIDIHGGGNDLVFPHHENEIAQTESLTHKPFARFWMHNGMLQIQTPLPEGGFKMEKMSKSLGNVVTIRSFLDAHDADVLRLVVLSSYYRNPLAFGEVIVADQERKLARLLSALEPAVGSATDGPAAAQLAEVAGGATQRFTDVMDDDFNTSGALAVLFELVKAINTARDGGVGGEPFAQAQATLRELAGVLGLRLQPKAGKSQDSAPFIELLIELRAELRKAKQYQIADSIRQRLDALGVTLEDGPQGTRWKASR, from the coding sequence ATGAGCATCCAGATCTACAACACGCTTTCCCGTAAGAAAGAGCCGTTCGAGACGATCGAGCCGGGCGTCGCCAAGATCTACGTCTGCGGCGTCACCGTCTACGATACGGCCCATATCGGCCACGCCATGTCGGCCATGATCTTCGACGTGGTGCGGCGCTACCTCGAGTACCGTGGCTACGCCGTGCAGCACGTGGTGAACTTCACCGATGTGGACGATAAGATCATCGCCCGCGCCAACACGCTGGGGCGCGACCCCAAGGAGCTGGCCGAGAGCTACATCGACGAGTTCATGGAGGATCTGGGCAACCTCAACGTGCAGCGCGCCACGCTCTACCCGCGCGCCACCGAGACGATGCAGGAGATCCAGGACTTCATCAGCCGCCTGATCGACACGGGCTACGCCTACGAGGCGGGCGGCGACGTGTACTTCCGCGTGGCCAAGGACCAGGGCTACGGCAAGCTCTCAGGACGCAACCTGGGCGACATGATCAGCGGCACCCGCTTCGACGTGGACGAGCGCAAGGAGTCGGCAGCCGACTTCGCGCTGTGGAAGGCGGCCAAAGAGGGCGAGCCGTACTGGGAAAGCCCCTGGGGCCACGGGCGGCCCGGCTGGCACATCGAGTGCTCGGCCATGAACCTCAAGCACCTGGGCGAGCAGATCGACATCCACGGCGGCGGCAACGACCTGGTGTTCCCCCACCACGAGAACGAGATCGCCCAGACCGAGAGCCTGACCCACAAGCCGTTCGCGCGCTTCTGGATGCACAACGGCATGCTCCAGATCCAGACGCCGCTGCCCGAGGGCGGCTTCAAGATGGAGAAGATGTCGAAGTCGCTGGGCAACGTGGTGACGATCCGCTCGTTCCTAGATGCGCACGACGCCGACGTGCTGCGGCTGGTGGTGCTCTCCAGCTACTACCGCAACCCGCTGGCCTTTGGCGAGGTGATCGTGGCCGACCAGGAGCGCAAGCTGGCCCGCCTGCTGAGCGCGCTGGAGCCTGCGGTGGGCAGCGCCACCGACGGCCCCGCCGCCGCGCAGCTGGCCGAGGTGGCGGGCGGCGCGACCCAGCGCTTCACCGACGTGATGGACGACGACTTCAACACCTCCGGCGCGCTGGCCGTGCTGTTCGAGCTGGTGAAGGCGATCAACACCGCGCGCGACGGCGGCGTGGGCGGCGAGCCGTTCGCCCAGGCCCAGGCCACCCTGCGCGAGCTGGCCGGGGTGCTGGGCCTGCGCCTACAGCCCAAGGCTGGCAAGAGCCAGGACAGCGCGCCCTTCATCGAGCTGCTGATCGAGCTGCGCGCCGAGCTACGCAAGGCCAAGCAGTACCAGATCGCCGACAGCATCCGCCAGCGCCTAGACGCGCTGGGCGTGACACTAGAGGATGGCCCGCAGGGCACCCGCTGGAAAGCATCCCGCTAG
- a CDS encoding zinc ribbon domain-containing protein codes for MPTYVYKCDSCGAQFEQFQSFKDEPIRTCPSCAGAVRRVFQPVGIVFKGSGWYITDSRKSSSATVGTSDDASKTDSAKGGEAKTEAKAEAPASASPASDSAASTSASSSTTA; via the coding sequence ATGCCTACCTATGTCTACAAGTGTGACTCGTGCGGCGCCCAGTTCGAGCAGTTCCAATCCTTCAAGGACGAACCTATCCGAACATGTCCCTCGTGCGCAGGGGCCGTGCGGCGAGTCTTCCAGCCGGTGGGCATCGTGTTCAAGGGCTCAGGCTGGTACATCACCGATAGCCGCAAGTCCAGCAGCGCGACTGTAGGGACGAGCGACGACGCGAGCAAGACTGATTCTGCCAAGGGCGGCGAGGCCAAGACCGAGGCCAAGGCCGAGGCCCCAGCCAGCGCCAGCCCTGCAAGCGATAGCGCAGCGAGTACCAGTGCGAGTTCTTCGACCACAGCATAA
- a CDS encoding 50S ribosomal protein L11 methyltransferase — translation MSWIEIAVDVDREAAEPVSDLLAQYGYNGGVVLDQPIVPGVDGPEYTFDDQRPVTLRTFIPVDQWNEEQRSRIEQALWHLGQIRPVSELRVKPLQEEDWANAWKEHYKIQRLGERTVIVPSWLEYEPQAGDVVLRLDPGMAFGTGLHPTTQLCIVFMEKYVTPDTSVLDLGCGSGILAIAAALMGANTVLGLDTDPIAVEATVQNATVNGVEKQIQAAEGSLGAGASFGHWLGASAVPGQHEYASITPDATCDLIVANIIAKVLVAVAPDMHTALKPGGILISSGIIAEREDEVALAYAAMGFERLERRQQGDWVALVHRKPEA, via the coding sequence ATGAGCTGGATTGAGATTGCTGTCGATGTCGATCGCGAGGCCGCCGAGCCGGTGAGCGACCTGCTGGCCCAGTACGGCTACAACGGCGGGGTCGTGCTCGACCAGCCGATTGTGCCAGGGGTGGATGGCCCCGAGTACACCTTCGACGACCAGCGCCCCGTCACGCTGCGCACCTTCATCCCGGTGGACCAGTGGAACGAGGAGCAGCGCAGCCGGATCGAGCAGGCCCTTTGGCACCTAGGCCAGATCCGCCCCGTGAGCGAGCTGCGAGTCAAGCCGCTGCAGGAGGAGGACTGGGCCAACGCCTGGAAGGAGCACTACAAGATCCAGCGGCTGGGCGAGCGCACAGTGATCGTGCCCTCGTGGCTGGAGTACGAGCCGCAGGCGGGCGATGTGGTGCTGCGGCTCGACCCCGGCATGGCCTTCGGCACCGGCCTGCACCCCACCACCCAGCTCTGCATCGTGTTCATGGAGAAGTACGTCACCCCCGACACCAGCGTGCTCGACCTAGGCTGCGGCTCGGGCATCCTGGCCATCGCGGCGGCGCTGATGGGCGCGAACACCGTGCTGGGCCTAGATACCGACCCGATCGCCGTGGAGGCCACGGTGCAGAACGCCACGGTGAACGGCGTCGAGAAGCAGATCCAGGCCGCCGAGGGCAGCCTGGGCGCGGGCGCGAGCTTCGGCCACTGGCTGGGCGCGAGCGCGGTGCCCGGCCAGCACGAGTACGCCAGCATCACGCCCGACGCCACCTGCGACCTGATCGTGGCCAACATCATCGCCAAGGTGCTGGTGGCGGTGGCCCCCGACATGCACACCGCGCTGAAGCCCGGCGGCATCCTGATCAGCTCGGGCATCATCGCCGAGCGCGAGGACGAGGTGGCGCTGGCCTACGCCGCCATGGGCTTCGAGCGCCTAGAGCGGCGGCAGCAGGGCGACTGGGTGGCGCTGGTGCACCGCAAGCCGGAAGCCTAG
- the cysE gene encoding serine O-acetyltransferase, whose product MSFRSSLLTLRDDVRAIFKNDPAASSIFEVLLYPGLHAILFHRVAHRLWQARVPFLPRLISQFARFLSGIEIHPGATIGRGFFIDHGMGVVIGETSEIGDWVMLYQGVTLGGTGKQKGKRHPTLHDHVIVGVGASVLGAITVGEGARVGGGAVVVKDVPPHSTAVGVPARIVATRDPRTGTSRRVEQLPDPEAQMLRGLRSKVCELEERLESLEDVTNHHTAHHMNFQIASEQLWATLGENGKEDPEEQYMLGEGI is encoded by the coding sequence ATGTCCTTTCGCTCAAGCCTGCTCACCCTGCGCGATGACGTGCGCGCTATCTTCAAGAATGACCCTGCGGCCAGCTCTATCTTCGAGGTTCTGCTCTACCCAGGGCTGCACGCCATCCTCTTCCACCGCGTGGCCCACCGCCTGTGGCAGGCGCGGGTACCCTTCCTCCCCCGGCTCATCTCCCAGTTCGCGCGGTTCCTCAGCGGCATCGAGATCCACCCCGGCGCAACCATTGGCCGAGGCTTTTTTATTGATCACGGTATGGGCGTGGTGATCGGCGAGACATCCGAGATCGGCGACTGGGTGATGCTGTACCAGGGCGTGACCCTGGGCGGCACCGGCAAGCAGAAGGGCAAGCGCCACCCCACGCTGCACGACCACGTGATCGTGGGCGTGGGCGCGAGCGTGCTGGGCGCGATCACCGTGGGCGAGGGCGCGCGCGTGGGCGGCGGAGCGGTGGTGGTGAAGGATGTGCCGCCGCACTCCACCGCCGTAGGCGTGCCCGCCCGCATCGTGGCCACCCGCGACCCGCGCACCGGCACCAGCCGCCGCGTCGAGCAGCTGCCCGACCCCGAGGCCCAGATGCTGCGCGGGCTGCGCAGCAAGGTCTGCGAGCTGGAGGAGCGGCTGGAGAGCCTGGAGGATGTGACCAACCACCACACCGCCCACCACATGAACTTCCAGATCGCATCCGAGCAGCTCTGGGCCACGCTGGGCGAGAATGGCAAGGAAGACCCCGAAGAGCAGTACATGCTTGGCGAGGGCATCTAG